In the genome of Opitutales bacterium, the window TTGCTGAAGGCTTTGAGCTCCTGATGAGTCATGGAAAGCCAGAGGCAAGCCGACGCGGTTTTCGTGGGACTCATCGAGTGTCTATTGATGTAGGCGTGGAAATCGAGGAGATAGCTATGCGTATGTTGAAGTCTGTACTACGAGTTGGCATGCGCTCAGGGTGGTGTGTCGAGGCTCAGCATGCTATCGACCCTCGCATCACAAGAGTATTAGATATCTTAACCAGGAAGCGTTTGGATGAGAGACTCGATAAAGCAAGACTAGCTGAAGAGATCAGTCTGTCCACGGCACATCTGAATCGCATCTTTTTTGCCTCTCAAAAAAAGACGCCCAAGCAATTCTTCGACGAGAGGCGTTTGATGTATGCTCGGGAAGAACTGTTGCGTGGCATAAGTAGCGTAAAGGAGATTTCGAGTCATCTTGGCTTCTCTTCTCTACAAAGATTCTCTGCATGGTTTAAAGGCCAAGAGGGTGTGTCCCCGAGAGTGTTCCGTGGGTTATCGGCGCAACCGCGTATATAGTCCTAATCAGCCTTATCAAGGAGCCCCGAAGACTACTTCGCGTATATCGCCGAGATTTCCCAAGCGAGTCACCTGGAGTTGAAGATCGTATACCTTTTGTTGAAGTGGCGCGATCTCGATTTCAGGTGGCGCGTTGGGAGGCGTGAAACCAGAATCCTCCAAAGCTGCCAACGGTCAGGCCGAAGGCGAGTATTCCAAGGTATTTCAACATGTCCGACGCGGTCGGCTTAGTATTATTCTTCAGTGCTTTGTGTAGCCATTTGTTCTTCGAGCCACTCCTGACTCAGTTTCTGGATAAGGGGGGTTATTTTAATCAACTCAGGCATCATCACTTGCAATGACTTCTGCTGAATTGCGGGCATTTTCTCGATACTGGCTTTGCCAGCGGGCGTGTCGTAAAAATCGATAAATCCATCGAGTTCCTCAGGGGTGAAGACTTCGGCATAAGCAGTTGCCATCCCGGCTTCCATCTTTTCGAGATCCATGTTTTCACTTATCAGATTGAGGATGCGTTTCTGCAGGTCTGCAAAGGCTTCTGTATTCACTCCTTCCGGAGCCATTTGCTTCATGCTTTGTGCCATGGCATCGCCTTGGAGTGCGATCGTTTCCTTGATCAACTTTTGGAAATTTGAAAGACGCATGACCTCCTCTGCCTTGGTTAAGGCATCCATGTCATCGGGCTGGTAACTCGACGAAGACAGGGCGATGACGATTTTCTTTCCATTATCATCTTTCAGGTAGAGTGTTTGCTTTTCCCGGTCGTAGCGCTCTAGTTTGTGGCCTAGGAATGACTGGCCAATTTCTACCCAACGGCTTTGACCCCCCCCGCCCGTTGAGAGTGAAAAGGCGACGCGATCTCCCATATCCAGGATAGCTTTGAAGGTGATGGAACTCGGTGTTTCCTGAGCCCAGGTGGTTGTGGTGACGAGCGCTGTCAAACAGACAGCAAGGATGATTTTTTCATGTTGGATGGGTTGGGTTGAATTGAATAAGAGTTCCTCAACAAGCGAGACCGCTCGAAAGGTGGTAAGGATTTAAATTAACTGGTTTCAAAACTTGCTAAAACCTCATGCTTCATACGATCCGATTCCGTCGAGGTCTTCGGCATCTATGAGCGTCACATTGCTACAATTTGTTCACCCGGCTCTGGAAAAGTCTCGGGTGAACCGTCATTTGCTGAATCAGGCGGCTGCGCTTTCCGCGGTGCGCGTGAACGACCTTTATGAGCGCTATCCAGATTTTTGTATCGATGTAGATGAGGAGCAGGGTCTCATGGAAGCTCATGATCGGGTCGTTTTTCAGTTTCCTTTCTATTGGTATGCTTCGCCGTCGCTCCTCAAGGAATGGTTCGATTTGGTCCTGCAGTATGGATGGGCCTATGGGAAGGGGGGTGACGCTTTGCGTGGTAAGGTGGCCAAAGTAGCTGTATCGACAGGCGGCTCAGCAGAATCCTACTCTGGCGAAGACGATCCTGATCGAACAATGGACAAACTGTTACTTCCCATGATCAAGACTGTCGAGCTGTGCGGCATGCAATGGGCGGAGCCTTTTTTCGTCCACGGTGCCCTACATAAGACGGAGGAAGAGATGGCTGGTATTTCCAAAGATTACACCCGTTGGCTTCTGGAGGACTGACCATGGCCAACGAAGGATTATTTATCTCCGTATTTGTCTACCTGCTGGCGGCTGTCATCAGCGCTACACTGTTTAAACGCTTAGGTTTGGGCTCGGTGCTGGGCTATTTGGTAGCCGGTGTGGTGATCGGACCTTTTTGTTTGGGTTTCGTCGGCAGCGAAGGCGGCGATGTGATGGATTTCGCCGGATTTGGGGTGGTGATGATGTTGTTTTTGGTAGGTCTGGAGCTCCAGCCTGCCTTGCTCTGGAAATTGCGTGGACCCATCGTCGGGCTCGGCGGGGGACAGGTGATCGGGACGACTGTAGCCTTTATGGCTGTGGGGATGGCGGCCGGTCTCAATTGGCAGATGTCGCTTGCTATCGGCATGGCGCTGTCGCTGTCTTCGACCGTTATTGTGCTGCAATATTTGCAGGAGAATGGTCAGTCCAATTCGACCGCTGGCCGCAGTGCCTTCGCCGTCCTCCTGGCGCAAGATATCGCTGTGATCCCGATGTTGTCGATCCTACCCATTTTGGTCACACTCGAAGTGGCAAGCGGAGGAGTGGGTGAGGCTGTGCTGCCTGCTAACCCGATTCAAGCATGGCTTGCTGGGCAACCGGGTTGGGTGAATACCCTACTGGTCCTGGCGGCAGTCGTTGGGATCATTATAATCGGAAGGACCGTGCTTTCACCGGTGCTGCGGGCCGTCGCTGCGACGCGGGTGCGCGAGGCCTTCGTTGCGCTGGCATTGGTTATTGTGATCGGGATTGCGCTGTTGATGACCTCCCTGGGCGTTTCAGCGGCATTGGGGACATTTCTTGCGGGTGTGGTTTTGGCGGATAGTGAGTATCGGCACGAGTTGGAGGCGGATATCGAGCCCTTCAAAGGCCTCTTGCTGGGTGTCTTTTTCATCGCGGTAGGGGCGTCGATAGACTTTGAGGTAATCCAGCAAAATCCACTTATCGTCGGTGGTATGGTGCTGGGGATTCTGGGTTTGAAAGCGCTCGTGCATTTTGTTCTGAGCACGGTCGCGCGGCTTATTTTAGACCAGCGGATGATCTTCTCGCTCTCGCTGGCGCAGGGGAGTGAGTTTGCTTTTGTGCTATTGGGGTCTGCGCTGGCAGCCGGGGTATTGACTGTCGAAATCGTGCAGATGCTCATAGCCAGTATCGCTGTATCTATGGGTCTGACTCCGATCGTTATGATCTTTGAGGAGAAAGTCCTCCGTCGACGTCTGGGCACCCAAGAGCAAGAAGAACGTTCCGCTGACGCTATGGACGAGGACGCTCCAGTCATACTTGCTGGGGTGGGGCGTTTTGGAAACTTCATCGCGCGGATGTTTCAGGCACAGAAGATACCAGTGACCGTTATCGACTCCGATGCTGATCACGTCGAGTTCCTAAGAAAAATCGGGATCAAAACATTTTACGGGAATGTCGCGCGGCAGGATTTGTTGGAGGCA includes:
- a CDS encoding cation:proton antiporter produces the protein MANEGLFISVFVYLLAAVISATLFKRLGLGSVLGYLVAGVVIGPFCLGFVGSEGGDVMDFAGFGVVMMLFLVGLELQPALLWKLRGPIVGLGGGQVIGTTVAFMAVGMAAGLNWQMSLAIGMALSLSSTVIVLQYLQENGQSNSTAGRSAFAVLLAQDIAVIPMLSILPILVTLEVASGGVGEAVLPANPIQAWLAGQPGWVNTLLVLAAVVGIIIIGRTVLSPVLRAVAATRVREAFVALALVIVIGIALLMTSLGVSAALGTFLAGVVLADSEYRHELEADIEPFKGLLLGVFFIAVGASIDFEVIQQNPLIVGGMVLGILGLKALVHFVLSTVARLILDQRMIFSLSLAQGSEFAFVLLGSALAAGVLTVEIVQMLIASIAVSMGLTPIVMIFEEKVLRRRLGTQEQEERSADAMDEDAPVILAGVGRFGNFIARMFQAQKIPVTVIDSDADHVEFLRKIGIKTFYGNVARQDLLEAAGAARARLLVIAIDDEEEVARLLQLVKKYFPHLKILVRALSRNHNYTLIYGGVDVAVHQHAGSAIWLGEQALVALGYRSHRAARAARRFFKHDQKVISDLAGHQASGNDYIEQVRIRMAELESQFEAEKGDKSIEEDSGWDNSRLRNDTVGKDPNSVIGPN
- a CDS encoding DUF2059 domain-containing protein, encoding MTALVTTTTWAQETPSSITFKAILDMGDRVAFSLSTGGGGQSRWVEIGQSFLGHKLERYDREKQTLYLKDDNGKKIVIALSSSSYQPDDMDALTKAEEVMRLSNFQKLIKETIALQGDAMAQSMKQMAPEGVNTEAFADLQKRILNLISENMDLEKMEAGMATAYAEVFTPEELDGFIDFYDTPAGKASIEKMPAIQQKSLQVMMPELIKITPLIQKLSQEWLEEQMATQSTEE
- a CDS encoding NAD(P)H-dependent oxidoreductase, which encodes MSVTLLQFVHPALEKSRVNRHLLNQAAALSAVRVNDLYERYPDFCIDVDEEQGLMEAHDRVVFQFPFYWYASPSLLKEWFDLVLQYGWAYGKGGDALRGKVAKVAVSTGGSAESYSGEDDPDRTMDKLLLPMIKTVELCGMQWAEPFFVHGALHKTEEEMAGISKDYTRWLLED
- a CDS encoding helix-turn-helix transcriptional regulator; the protein is MSELDSLELTWHDWRATQFELPYAYQGPPISLSKNRLDSLNLVVWRIDQGSARVESAYGDFFARAGEWVLHCPGQRIQRFSQDAQIRSTWMKLRWKSGANVVSGKTPILSKDEDMVEFAEGFELLMSHGKPEASRRGFRGTHRVSIDVGVEIEEIAMRMLKSVLRVGMRSGWCVEAQHAIDPRITRVLDILTRKRLDERLDKARLAEEISLSTAHLNRIFFASQKKTPKQFFDERRLMYAREELLRGISSVKEISSHLGFSSLQRFSAWFKGQEGVSPRVFRGLSAQPRI